In one Flammeovirga yaeyamensis genomic region, the following are encoded:
- a CDS encoding glycoside hydrolase family 88 protein, whose translation MRLLGQKIETHSLFFTLLAGMGVLLLGTAPTLAQRLPKAVVKEQGVSSEAYQSISFNASYNWNTSSSTNAIFHQGKYNRTYMTWVDNYGDIHVGTYDYQTKEISSSTLFDNVENIPVESTSILVKKDGKLLVFASFKGEEKSIVAQSVTSENIKDWVIKDIAQNDVKNIQAVNLNDNQIALCWQNQNNDVYYSTVNAKGEELFNNKILVQSGVENYKVISNGSTSVHMVMSINNHKNESGNNLSYLKIEEGKVNTDQIEVVLQDQNGKGLWAWDIAISTEGNPVMVYSNEVEEKKYIYGRVQWNGKKWDNRLVSDVKGDFAYGEISVTLFQVGGISIDKTSTNELYLSVKRGEHFEIEKLNTTNQGKSWRVHQITSNSTKDNVLPLAVNGAGLQVPSHVVWLQNSNDYFGVNRLEDTNEWFLKRAYTALKIDELTPEITNPLAADQIKAVMHDVADWQMVTPRYNKGMLTATNWHYGAMYVGVRAMYEQFGGERYKDELVNIGQAYNWQLMNDIFHADRLAVVDNWAWLYSLDNDPYMIDKSQWALDIHLAQNYKKLTDVRFKKSAYKHHWWTWCDALFMAPPSFVQMWKVTGETKYLDYMNEQWWKTSDYLYSPEDSLFFRDDRFFEKRSDNGKKIFWSRGNGWVASALARILTDLPKDYPTRDKFVKQYKEMAAMLLKLQDEDGMWRVSLHDPEYLDLGETSGSAFFTYALAWGVNNGLVDKKYQPNVEKAWIALCNNVNRDGQLGYVQQVAGDPYPFKANESHVYAAGAFLLAGKEILSMENQTTKVPN comes from the coding sequence ATGAGACTACTAGGTCAAAAAATAGAAACGCATAGTTTATTCTTTACCCTGTTGGCAGGTATGGGAGTATTATTATTAGGGACAGCTCCCACACTTGCTCAACGTCTTCCAAAGGCAGTTGTAAAGGAACAGGGTGTTTCATCTGAGGCATATCAATCTATATCATTTAATGCTTCTTATAATTGGAATACAAGCTCGAGTACAAATGCTATTTTCCATCAAGGAAAATACAATAGAACATATATGACTTGGGTAGACAACTATGGCGATATTCATGTCGGAACTTACGATTATCAAACCAAAGAAATTAGTTCGAGTACTCTATTTGATAACGTGGAAAACATTCCTGTTGAAAGCACATCCATTTTAGTTAAAAAAGACGGAAAATTATTGGTGTTTGCAAGTTTCAAAGGTGAAGAAAAAAGCATTGTAGCACAATCTGTAACATCAGAAAATATTAAAGATTGGGTGATTAAAGATATAGCTCAGAATGATGTGAAAAATATTCAAGCAGTCAACTTAAATGACAATCAAATAGCACTTTGTTGGCAAAATCAAAATAATGATGTTTACTACTCTACAGTAAATGCCAAGGGTGAGGAGTTATTTAATAATAAGATTTTAGTGCAATCAGGTGTGGAAAATTATAAGGTTATTTCTAATGGTTCTACTTCTGTCCACATGGTTATGTCAATCAATAATCATAAGAATGAATCAGGAAATAACCTTTCTTATTTAAAAATTGAAGAGGGAAAAGTCAATACAGATCAGATCGAAGTTGTTCTTCAAGATCAAAATGGTAAAGGACTTTGGGCTTGGGATATAGCAATTTCTACAGAAGGAAATCCGGTGATGGTTTACTCTAATGAGGTAGAAGAAAAGAAATACATTTACGGAAGAGTACAATGGAATGGAAAGAAATGGGACAATCGTTTAGTATCTGATGTTAAAGGCGATTTTGCCTATGGTGAAATATCAGTTACTCTCTTCCAAGTAGGAGGTATTTCTATTGATAAAACATCTACTAATGAATTGTATCTATCGGTAAAAAGAGGAGAACATTTCGAGATTGAAAAATTGAACACGACTAACCAAGGCAAGTCTTGGAGAGTACATCAAATAACAAGTAATTCTACAAAAGATAATGTTCTTCCATTAGCGGTAAATGGAGCTGGTTTACAGGTTCCATCACATGTAGTATGGTTGCAAAATTCAAACGATTACTTTGGTGTTAATCGTTTAGAAGATACCAACGAATGGTTCTTAAAAAGAGCATACACCGCTTTAAAAATTGATGAATTAACTCCAGAAATTACAAATCCTTTAGCTGCAGATCAGATAAAAGCAGTGATGCACGATGTAGCGGATTGGCAGATGGTCACTCCTCGTTATAACAAGGGAATGCTAACGGCTACCAACTGGCACTATGGAGCAATGTATGTTGGTGTTAGAGCCATGTACGAACAGTTTGGAGGCGAAAGATACAAAGACGAATTAGTCAACATTGGTCAGGCTTATAATTGGCAATTGATGAACGATATTTTCCATGCAGACCGATTGGCTGTTGTGGATAACTGGGCTTGGTTGTATAGCTTAGATAATGACCCTTATATGATTGATAAATCACAGTGGGCATTAGACATTCATCTGGCTCAAAATTATAAAAAACTAACTGATGTTCGATTTAAGAAAAGTGCTTACAAACATCATTGGTGGACTTGGTGTGATGCCTTATTTATGGCTCCTCCATCATTCGTTCAAATGTGGAAGGTAACGGGAGAAACAAAGTATTTGGACTATATGAATGAACAATGGTGGAAGACATCAGATTATTTATATTCTCCAGAAGATTCGTTGTTCTTTAGAGATGATCGCTTTTTCGAAAAGAGAAGTGATAATGGAAAGAAGATCTTCTGGTCAAGAGGCAATGGCTGGGTAGCATCCGCTTTAGCAAGAATATTAACTGATTTACCTAAAGATTATCCAACTAGGGACAAATTTGTAAAGCAATATAAAGAAATGGCAGCTATGCTGTTGAAACTTCAAGACGAAGATGGTATGTGGAGAGTGAGCCTTCATGATCCAGAGTATTTGGATTTAGGCGAAACAAGTGGTAGTGCATTCTTCACATACGCTTTGGCTTGGGGGGTAAACAACGGTTTAGTAGATAAAAAATATCAACCAAATGTAGAAAAAGCTTGGATTGCGTTATGTAATAACGTTAACCGAGACGGTCAGTTGGGGTATGTACAGCAAGTGGCTGGAGATCCCTATCCATTTAAAGCTAACGAATCACATGTATATGCTGCAGGTGCATTCTTATTGGCTGGTAAAGAAATTCTATCGATGGAAAATCAAACTACAAAAGTTCCTAACTAA
- a CDS encoding alpha-L-rhamnosidase: MKTIIFTVYTIFFLMCASNSFSKDVEIGACYTEYRTDPVGIDVEQPRLTWKINSEKYNVKQTAYEIKAAASLSNLKENKNLLWNSGKVTSERSVNVVYKGEQLNSSDRVYWQVRIWDNQGKATGWSAPSFWEMGLIKTSDWKQDWISMSEEKSDNSLPCQYYRNEFKVSKKVQSARVYVTSLGLYQLFINGEKVGDELFTPGFTSYKKRIQYQVYDITKQLKENNAIGGVVGDGWYRGNIGWEGTKAYYGDQLGLLAQIHIKYSDGTEEILGTNKNWKTSYGPITSSDIYNGERYDARKEMKGWSQINFDDQAWSKVEVLNHSKSILVASNGLPVKAIQEITPIQKIITPKGEMVFDLGQNIVGWARIKLKGQRGDKVTLKFAEVLDKEGNFFTTNLRSAEATDTYILKGDGEEIFEPHFTFHGFRYISVEGNQEMNLEDVTGVVIHSDMKSTGSFECSNPLINQLQSNIRWSQKDNFLDIPTDCPQRDERVGWTGDTQVFSMTGAFNFNVAPFYTKWLIDLALDQQEDGEVPNIIPDMWNNKLGGSTAWGDAAVIVPWTVYKVYGDRRILETQYESMKKWVMYMKQRAGDDYLWNEKRKHHWGDWLAYQSNNPSYAGAVTEKDFIATAYFYHSTSILSKVASVLNKEADQKEFEELAKLIKGAFVNEYITPNGRLVSNTQTAYALAISFDLIPEDLKEAAAKYFAEDIKKFKHLTTGFVGTPILNPSLSKINRDDLAFMLLNRQEYPSWLYPVTQGTTTIWERWDTQKPDGTIIDGMNSFNHYAYGAIGEWLYSHVAGIQIDENQPGYKHIVFSPHVGGGLTSSKAELDTFYGKAASEWTIVENTMQYHIRVPVNTTATVNLPNASDKEIIIKNKKGKVIRLNDLSDLGSGDYYFEYTYQTKTKNL, from the coding sequence ATGAAAACGATAATATTCACTGTATATACTATCTTTTTTTTAATGTGTGCATCGAATTCCTTTTCGAAAGATGTGGAAATCGGTGCATGCTACACCGAATATCGTACCGATCCGGTAGGTATTGATGTGGAACAACCTCGTTTGACGTGGAAAATAAATTCGGAGAAATACAATGTGAAACAAACTGCTTACGAGATAAAAGCAGCAGCATCTTTATCGAATTTAAAAGAGAATAAAAACCTTTTGTGGAACTCTGGAAAAGTAACTTCAGAACGTTCGGTGAATGTGGTCTATAAAGGAGAGCAACTGAACTCTTCGGATAGGGTATATTGGCAAGTTCGTATTTGGGATAATCAAGGTAAAGCGACAGGGTGGAGCGCTCCGTCTTTTTGGGAAATGGGCTTGATAAAAACGTCGGATTGGAAACAAGATTGGATTAGCATGTCAGAGGAAAAATCAGATAATTCCTTGCCTTGCCAATATTATAGAAACGAGTTTAAGGTATCAAAAAAAGTGCAATCCGCTAGAGTATATGTCACATCTTTAGGATTGTATCAACTCTTCATCAATGGAGAAAAAGTGGGGGACGAATTGTTCACTCCTGGTTTTACGAGTTACAAGAAACGCATCCAATATCAGGTATATGATATCACTAAGCAGTTGAAAGAAAATAACGCCATAGGAGGTGTTGTTGGTGATGGTTGGTACAGAGGAAATATCGGCTGGGAAGGAACAAAAGCGTATTATGGAGATCAATTGGGGTTGTTAGCTCAAATTCATATCAAATACTCTGATGGAACGGAGGAGATTTTGGGAACAAATAAAAATTGGAAAACATCCTACGGACCGATCACATCTTCAGATATTTATAATGGTGAACGATACGATGCTAGAAAGGAAATGAAGGGTTGGAGTCAGATCAATTTTGATGATCAAGCATGGAGCAAAGTTGAAGTACTGAATCATTCAAAATCTATTTTAGTGGCATCTAATGGACTTCCTGTAAAAGCTATTCAGGAGATTACTCCTATCCAAAAAATAATAACGCCAAAAGGCGAAATGGTATTTGATTTAGGTCAGAACATTGTGGGTTGGGCTAGAATTAAATTAAAAGGTCAAAGAGGAGATAAAGTGACCCTCAAATTTGCTGAAGTTTTAGACAAAGAAGGAAACTTTTTTACAACGAATTTACGATCTGCAGAAGCAACAGATACTTATATTTTGAAAGGTGATGGAGAGGAAATTTTCGAACCTCATTTCACTTTTCATGGTTTCCGATACATCTCTGTTGAGGGTAATCAAGAAATGAATTTGGAAGATGTTACAGGAGTGGTCATACATTCTGATATGAAATCGACAGGTTCTTTTGAATGTTCAAACCCTTTGATCAATCAGTTACAAAGTAATATCAGATGGTCACAAAAAGATAACTTTTTAGATATTCCAACAGATTGTCCACAACGAGATGAAAGAGTGGGTTGGACTGGGGATACGCAGGTGTTTAGCATGACGGGTGCTTTCAATTTTAACGTGGCTCCTTTCTATACGAAATGGCTGATAGATTTGGCTTTAGACCAGCAAGAGGACGGGGAAGTACCGAATATTATTCCTGATATGTGGAACAATAAATTAGGAGGATCGACGGCGTGGGGAGATGCGGCTGTTATAGTGCCTTGGACGGTCTACAAAGTATATGGAGATCGACGTATTCTTGAAACCCAATACGAGAGTATGAAAAAATGGGTGATGTACATGAAACAAAGAGCCGGAGACGATTATTTGTGGAATGAAAAAAGGAAACATCATTGGGGAGATTGGTTAGCGTATCAATCAAATAATCCTTCTTATGCAGGAGCCGTGACCGAAAAAGATTTTATAGCTACAGCTTACTTCTATCATAGCACTTCAATTTTGAGTAAAGTTGCATCAGTTTTAAATAAAGAAGCCGATCAAAAAGAATTTGAAGAGTTAGCAAAACTGATAAAAGGGGCATTTGTCAACGAATACATTACTCCTAATGGCAGACTAGTATCCAACACACAAACGGCCTATGCTTTGGCCATATCATTTGATTTGATACCAGAAGATCTCAAAGAAGCAGCAGCAAAATATTTTGCTGAGGACATCAAGAAGTTTAAGCATTTAACAACGGGTTTTGTGGGAACGCCTATTTTAAACCCATCACTTTCAAAAATAAATCGAGACGATTTGGCTTTCATGCTACTTAATAGACAGGAATACCCAAGTTGGTTGTATCCGGTCACTCAAGGTACGACAACAATTTGGGAACGTTGGGACACGCAAAAACCGGATGGGACAATTATCGATGGTATGAACAGTTTTAACCATTATGCTTATGGTGCTATTGGAGAATGGTTGTACAGTCATGTTGCCGGAATTCAAATCGATGAAAATCAACCTGGTTACAAACATATTGTATTTTCTCCACATGTAGGGGGAGGTTTGACAAGTAGCAAAGCCGAGTTGGATACTTTCTATGGGAAAGCGGCATCAGAATGGACAATTGTTGAGAATACGATGCAATATCATATTCGTGTACCTGTAAATACTACAGCAACAGTGAACCTTCCGAATGCTTCAGATAAAGAGATTATCATTAAAAATAAAAAAGGCAAAGTAATACGATTAAACGATTTAAGTGATTTAGGATCGGGAGATTATTACTTTGAATATACTTACCAAACGAAAACGAAAAATTTATAA
- the rhaM gene encoding L-rhamnose mutarotase: protein MKKTLAFKMKLKPGMKEEYTERHNKIWPELKNLLEQYGVCEYFIYLDEETDTLFAFQKVVGDMNSQELGHYQIVKKWWKYMSDIMETNEDLSPISQPLEEVFNM from the coding sequence ATGAAAAAAACACTCGCTTTTAAAATGAAGCTCAAGCCTGGAATGAAGGAAGAGTACACTGAACGACACAACAAAATTTGGCCAGAATTAAAGAATCTTTTAGAGCAATACGGCGTTTGCGAATATTTTATTTATTTGGATGAAGAGACAGATACTTTATTTGCCTTTCAGAAAGTAGTGGGTGACATGAACTCCCAAGAATTGGGGCATTATCAGATTGTAAAAAAGTGGTGGAAATATATGTCGGATATTATGGAAACAAACGAAGATTTATCGCCAATATCTCAACCATTAGAAGAAGTGTTTAATATGTAA
- a CDS encoding lactonase family protein, with protein MMKIYNTVLLYFLISVSTIFGQQSNTYLFLGSYTDGEIGNGILVYQFDTLSGKLTEVERVGGLVNSSFLTLSPNGKYLYACTDTRLKTHGSVTSFEIDSLSGKLTLLNKQTTKARNPVHVTVSKNNKHVIVSNYTDASISFFECNEDGSLQPISQFLEFEGSSKIKGRQDEAHLHSSTFSPDGLFVFSPDLGSDKIRVMKYENSLIEIDKFTVNTEQGAGPRHFVFHPYLKLAYCIDELSGEVSQYAYKEGELKNIKKYKSYKKNHKEYASADIHISPDGRFLYASNRIAENSLSIFEIDQENGELLIKGHQSTLGKIPRSFVIDPTGNFLIVANKESNNLIVFRRNNINGQLLKVSEVKGLNSPSSLKMRKYSR; from the coding sequence ATGATGAAGATTTATAATACAGTTTTACTCTATTTTTTGATATCAGTAAGTACCATCTTTGGACAACAAAGCAATACTTATTTATTCCTCGGATCTTATACTGATGGTGAAATTGGGAATGGTATTTTAGTTTATCAATTTGATACTTTATCGGGAAAATTAACAGAAGTAGAAAGAGTAGGTGGTTTAGTAAATTCCTCATTCTTAACGCTTTCACCAAATGGAAAATATCTTTATGCTTGTACAGATACTCGATTAAAAACACATGGTTCTGTTACTTCATTTGAGATCGATAGTTTGTCTGGAAAACTTACTTTACTAAATAAACAAACCACCAAAGCAAGAAATCCCGTTCATGTTACCGTAAGTAAGAACAATAAACATGTCATTGTGTCTAATTATACAGATGCAAGTATCAGTTTTTTTGAGTGTAATGAAGATGGAAGCTTACAACCCATTTCTCAATTTTTGGAGTTTGAAGGAAGTAGTAAAATCAAAGGAAGACAAGATGAAGCACACTTACATTCCAGTACATTTAGTCCCGATGGATTGTTTGTATTTTCACCCGATTTAGGGAGTGATAAAATCCGTGTCATGAAATATGAAAATTCATTGATTGAAATCGACAAGTTTACTGTAAATACAGAACAAGGTGCAGGTCCAAGACACTTTGTTTTTCACCCCTATTTAAAGTTGGCTTATTGTATTGACGAGTTAAGTGGGGAAGTTTCACAATATGCTTACAAAGAAGGTGAATTGAAAAATATCAAAAAGTACAAATCGTATAAAAAGAATCATAAAGAGTATGCATCAGCAGATATTCATATTTCTCCTGATGGAAGATTTTTATACGCATCAAATCGAATAGCAGAAAATTCATTATCAATTTTTGAAATTGATCAAGAAAATGGTGAACTGCTCATTAAAGGGCATCAATCTACTTTAGGAAAAATACCAAGAAGTTTTGTGATTGATCCCACTGGAAATTTTTTGATAGTAGCGAACAAAGAATCCAATAATCTTATTGTATTTAGAAGAAATAATATAAATGGACAGTTGTTAAAGGTAAGTGAGGTAAAAGGATTGAATAGTCCATCTAGTTTGAAAATGAGAAAATATAGTAGATAG
- a CDS encoding purine-cytosine permease family protein: MSQYVMDEKVEVIKQGLEDNNGGEFEREPVPSSKLKGWKSFVGMYAGEHAAGTEFMIGPLFLTAGVSAFDLIVGLLLGNLLAVLSWRYLTSEVAVKNRLTLYYQLEKIAGRKLVIGYNLANGILFCFLAGSMITVSATAVGIPFNLEMPKLTDTMPNSGMWVAIVLVIGIVISLIASKGYETVSKAANWMSPIIVLAFFVSGIVALNQLGVDSVDKFWAIWGDGGEPFKGQTKFTFWHVVIWSWFANGAMHIGMSDLSVFRFAKSAKSGWATAAGMYVGHYMAWIAAALLYAVYLKSPEAMGYLNNGEAPPVAPGPLAYNAIGVLGIVAVVLAGWTTANPTIYRAGLAFQGIMPKLSTFWVTIIAGTVATIAGLFPAFAMKLLGFVALYGFILSPFGAIIVFEHFFAKKMGITKNYAEVAGIKFNMSVFLAWLISFGLFYFISVQFDVFLSFVTLPAWLLCGVLYLVFSKYTQKSN, translated from the coding sequence ATGAGTCAATATGTAATGGATGAAAAAGTCGAGGTGATCAAACAAGGCTTAGAAGATAATAATGGAGGTGAATTTGAAAGAGAACCTGTACCATCATCAAAATTAAAAGGATGGAAAAGTTTTGTCGGTATGTATGCCGGAGAACACGCAGCAGGTACTGAGTTTATGATTGGTCCTCTATTTCTAACAGCAGGGGTAAGTGCCTTCGATTTGATAGTGGGTTTACTATTAGGTAACCTTTTAGCAGTACTTTCTTGGCGATATTTAACTTCAGAAGTGGCTGTGAAAAATAGGTTGACTTTATATTATCAATTAGAAAAAATTGCAGGAAGAAAATTAGTGATTGGCTATAATCTAGCCAATGGAATTTTATTCTGTTTTCTTGCTGGCTCAATGATCACAGTATCTGCAACAGCGGTCGGAATACCATTTAATTTAGAGATGCCAAAACTTACGGATACCATGCCGAACAGTGGAATGTGGGTAGCGATAGTGTTGGTCATCGGTATTGTAATATCATTAATTGCTTCTAAAGGTTATGAAACGGTATCTAAAGCAGCTAATTGGATGTCACCTATTATTGTATTGGCCTTTTTTGTTTCAGGTATCGTAGCATTAAATCAGTTAGGCGTAGATAGTGTGGATAAATTTTGGGCAATTTGGGGAGATGGAGGAGAACCATTTAAAGGACAAACCAAATTTACTTTTTGGCATGTAGTGATCTGGTCTTGGTTTGCAAATGGAGCAATGCACATCGGTATGTCAGACCTTTCTGTTTTCCGCTTTGCAAAGTCAGCTAAAAGTGGTTGGGCTACTGCAGCAGGTATGTATGTTGGGCATTATATGGCATGGATTGCAGCAGCTCTATTGTATGCAGTTTATTTAAAATCTCCCGAAGCCATGGGTTATTTAAATAATGGAGAAGCACCTCCAGTAGCACCAGGTCCATTAGCTTATAATGCTATCGGAGTATTAGGTATTGTTGCAGTAGTATTGGCAGGATGGACAACAGCCAACCCTACGATTTATAGAGCCGGATTAGCTTTCCAAGGCATAATGCCGAAACTATCTACTTTTTGGGTAACAATTATAGCGGGAACAGTAGCAACAATTGCAGGTTTATTCCCAGCTTTTGCAATGAAATTGTTAGGTTTCGTGGCCTTATATGGATTTATACTTTCGCCATTTGGAGCAATCATCGTGTTTGAACACTTTTTTGCTAAGAAGATGGGTATTACAAAAAATTATGCTGAAGTGGCAGGAATAAAATTTAATATGTCAGTGTTTTTAGCATGGCTTATTAGTTTTGGCTTGTTTTACTTTATCTCGGTTCAATTCGATGTTTTCTTATCTTTTGTCACATTACCAGCATGGTTACTTTGCGGAGTATTATACTTAGTGTTTAGTAAGTACACGCAAAAAAGTAATTGA